The following is a genomic window from Perognathus longimembris pacificus isolate PPM17 chromosome 20, ASM2315922v1, whole genome shotgun sequence.
CCCGGCCAGCGCCCGGAGCCTGCGCCCGGCCGCCTGGAGCCGGGAACGGACGCGGGGCCGGGACCACCGAGAGCCCCCCACCGTGGACTCTGAGGAAGGACGCCCTCTCCGTCCCCGGAGGACCCCGCGGGTGCCGGGGCTCCCCAGGCCCGGCCTCGagtcccggccgccgccgccgcccccctgAGCGCTCGGTCCCCGTCTGTAAAAATAGGACAACAGCCTACCTCACTGGGGTGTCTGCGGGGTGATGGCCTCACTTGCGCCCTCGGCGACggcgactcccccccccccagaccctcgccctgcgggggtggggggctggctcGCGGGAAGCCAGCAAGCCCCAGGGGCTCGGGGACTGGTGCCcacgtgtgtggggggggacGTTGGGGGGGTGGCTCTGTCCTCGAGGTCTCCCAGCGCTGGCTGGGGGCCCTGGGGCTCTCCAGGGGGAGCCTGGGCTATTAAAGCCTTTGCGTTGTGTTTTGGAGCtgggacctgtgtgtgtgtgtgtgtgtgtgtgtgtgtgtgtgtgtgtagctgggacctgtgtgtgtgtgtgtgtgtgtgtgtgtacctggctgtgtgtgtggcGTGAGCTCATCTTTAAttgccccgggccccgccccgccctccccctcgcaGCCCCGAGGTCACAGAGAACCTGGAGCCCTCCAGATCCTTCTAGTTCTACGCGTGCCGATGTTGTTGCAGCCCAGCttctggctcacgcctgtgtcccagctcctgaggagactgaggccccaaggatggcagttcaaggccagcctgagtggaAATGTGTCCGTCTCCCCAATAGCCAACAAACGAGCAGGGGCCGAGGAGAGGCTCACGGGGTGAAAGCCAGCCGAGCGCCCCAAGTTCAGCGCCAGTCACCAGCCACAAAACGCGACCTGTCGCTAAGCGCGGGGAGCTGAGGGGGCAGAGGCGGCTGCACCCCCAAAACCAGGGCCTACTCCCGGGGCTGTGGAGTGACCCGCAAGTCCCCCCGTTTCCCTGCAGCCCATTGGGGTTCTAGGCAGGGTCCGGCCAGGCAGGGCTTCTCCAGGGGAGCCGCTTGGGAAAAGCCTCCCGTGCTCCTGTTTAaggaagcgggggaggggggggggcgggggggggaggggtgccgctggtggctcacaccccatcccagctactcaggaggctgaggtctgaggatcacggttcggagccagcccgggaaggaaagtccatgagaccttaatcaccaaaagaaaaaaaaaggtggaagtgtggctcaagtggtagagtgccagccttgaacgaaACAGCTAATAAGAGGCAGTGTCCAAGCCTTGCGTTCAAATCTCAGTGCCGGTGCACACAGGCTCAGTGCAAATCTCATTGCCAGTACACAAAGACAGGCTCAGTGCAAATCTCAGTgctggtgtgcacacacacacaggctcagtGCAAATCTCAGTGccggtgcgcacacacacaggctcagTGCAAATCTCAGAGCCAGTGCGCACACACAGACAGGCTCAGTGCAAATCTCAGAGCCAGTGCGCACACACAGACAGGCTCAGTGCAAATCTCagctggtgcacacacacacaggctcaatGCAAATCTCagctggtgcacacacacacaggctcagtGCAAATCTCAGTGCCGGTGCACACACACGGACAGACTCAGTGCAAATCTCAAtgctggtgcacacacacacagacaggctcAGTGCAAATCTCAgtgctggtgcacacacacaggctcagTGCAAATCTCAGTGCcggtgcacacacacaggctcagTGCAAATCTCAGAGCCGGTGCACACACACGGACAGACTCAAAAACGTCttagaggggctgagaatatggcctagtagtaaagtgcttgaagtcctgggttcgattccccagcaccacatatatagaaaagaccagaagtggagctgtggctcaagtggtagagtgctagccttgagcaaagagaaggcagggacagtgctcaggccctgagttcaaggaccaggactggcaaaaaaaatgaggggTACAGCCTCCAGGACCCAGAAACCTGGGGCAGAGTGCATGTCTCAGCCGCACTGCGCCCAGAgcatggtgtgtttgtgtgtgcatttattttattgtgtgtgctggggcttgcgCTCGGGGcatgggtgccgtccctgagcttttcacgcCAGGCCACACCACAAAcatgcgtgtgcacgtgcacacaggcGTGCCAGTTCACCCGTATTCCGGAGGGCACAGTGCATTCCGGAGGAGGTGAGAGGCTGCTGGCCCAGCCGGGCTCCCAGCCTGGCTCCCAGCCCCACTGGCTGCGGCCCGGGCTGGACtgcaggagggcggggcctgtgCCACTGTGCGCCAGCTGATTGGCTGGGatgcgggggtgggtggggacaagGCTGTGGAATGTGTATTCCAAGTCCAGGCACTGGCCCATTGGTCCACCTCACTAGAGAAGGGTGGGGTCAAAGGTTAGCAGGTGCTAAccggagggggggcaggggggactcCCCATTTCCTAGGGCAGAGAGCCATCCCGAGTGCCCCCAAACCCCTGCCTCCGGGTCCTGGCTCTGGCTTTGCCCCAGCCGGCAGGCGGATGGGATCATGCCACCGGCCTGAAGAGGAGCCGGCACCcaggtggcgggggagggggggcttcctACAGAACCTGGACAGCCGGGGGTGAGCTGCGGGAGGCCGGGCTCCGGGGCTGCCTCTccaggctgggggggcggggggcacacgcctgccatcccagccgctcgggaggccgagacctgaggaccacggttcaaagccaacctgggcagggaagctCCCGAGGCTCTGATCTCCCATGAACCATGCAAGAACTGGAAGCTCAGGGGCCgcacccaggccaggagttcaagcctgcctcccccccaccccacccccgctcgCTGTGGAGGGGGGCCGGGCCATCTCACCCACGGGAGAATCTGCTTCTCTAGCAGGACGGAGGGCTTGGAGCCGACAGGTGCGGCGGgggcaggaaggggctggggggggggtgaagcgGACGCTGACGGGGCAGGCTGGACCCTGCAGTCACAGGGGGAGTGGGGAGCCCCTCGGGGCAAGCACTTGGAGACTCCCCATCCAAGGCCCGGCTGTCCTCAGCCAGCGACAGACTTCCCAGCATGCACAGGGTGGTCTTGACTCGATGGTACCAAGTCCAGAGGACTTGGGGGCCAGGCAGGGGAGGGGTCCTGGCCGGCACACCAGTCGGCGtctttgggaggagggggggcctgGGCGCGGCCCCTGAGCTTCCAGTTGAGCCCCGCCGCCAGCCCCGCTTTgtggctggttaatgggagacggggtctcgaggacttttctgcgtgggctggccttgaacagcggCCCTCCggctttcagccttctgagtagccggcACAGGGCTGGCCGGGTGTGCGGGCCTCGGCCGCAGTGCCGCATCCCGCAGGCGGCTGAGACCGGGGCCGGGCGAGGGGGAGGGCGGCTGAGGTCAGGcccgctccctcctccccgctcggcctacggggggggggggggccctggcagGCAGAGCGCTCAGGCAGGGCGGGCAGCCTGGGGTGGTGGGGCAGGGGACCCCAAAACCAGGCACTCACCCCAACACCAGGACGCCAATGCTCATGAAGCTGGGAAAGTCCAAGTGATAGACTGGagcagaggacagacagacagacaggcagacaggcatttCTGTTCCCTGCCATGGGTCCCAGCTTGCACAACGCAGTGGCCGGGCTCTGCCCAACCtcctgtattatttttatttgttcattttttgatggttgtggggcttgaactctgggcctgggcgctgtccctgagctcttcagctccaggtgctctaccacttgagccaccgcgccacttccagttgtctggtggttcattggagatgagaggctcacggactttcctgcccgggctggctttgaaccgtgatcttcaggtctcggcctcctgtatagctaagattccaggcgtgagctaccGGTGCGGTGCTGGCCCAAGCTACTTTCTCCACAAGCAGCCTCAGATTTGAGGTCACGCTAGCTAAAGCCAGAGGCGGCGGCCACCTCTCGGAGCTGCCCCTGCCTTTGCTTTTCCTCCCTGCCGACAATGGCCCCGCAGTGCGGAGGTTCCGCTCGGTTCCTCCcgtccgccccccgccccagccctctGACCGCCCCAGCACACGGTCTGGTCTGCTCAGGAAGCCGCTTTCTGTTTGTTCGCTCATTTgtgtgggctggggggggggtgtccgttgtgggccttgacctcagggtctgagcagttttgctcaagacaagcaagcgctctaccgctttgagccacagcgccactttccggtcttctggtggttcactgcagACAAGAGTCCCATGGGtctcctgctcagcctggctttgaaccacgatcctcagatctcagcctccggagtagctgggatgacaggcgtgccgccaccgccgccgccagtGTCGCACTGCTTCCCACTTCATCCGGCCACTTCCGCTCCGCTCCAGTTAACACTCCACACCTGCCAGGCGTGGCGGCtcagaggaggctgaggagggaggaccctgagttgaaggccagcctgggctacactggGAGATCCTGTCTCAATGAAAGGCGGctggggaggtagctcagtgacCGAACCCTGACTCTGCCCTTGTCTGTCTGGATTGGCCCGGCGTCTGATTCTGTCTCCCCAGGAGATCCCCCCAGGCGGGCAGTCCCCGTGGTTTTGCTCTCTCTTGGTCTTTCCCGCATTGAAGGCCCTCAGTGAGTTGTAAGAAGAAACAAGTTAAAGAGGGGGGGACTGGACCAGTGGCCACAGACGGAGTCAGAGCACCCCCTGGAGGAGAGGCGCAAATATGCGCGTCTCGACCTGCACCGTGGCCCTCGCCGGtggtcatcctggctactcaggagcctgaggaccgtggcccagagccagcctgggaaagaaagtctgtgtgactcttatctccaattaaccagcaaaaagccggaggtggaggtgtggctcaagtggtaaagcaccagaaacgaaggaaaaagctcagggatagtgcctaggtcccaagttcaagccccagtactgacacatacacacacagagaaaaggccctttgggctgggaatgtggctaagcggttgagtgctcgcctagcatgcatgaagccctgggttcgattcctcagcaccacatagagaaagctggagtggcgctgtggctcaagtggtagagcattagccttgagtgaaagaaactcggcgacagtgcccaggccctgaattcaagccccaggaatgggggcgggggaggctttTCCTGGCCTGTTCCCTGGACGGTAGTTCCAGAACTGAGAAGGAACAGTCTCACTTTCCCGGGGaagataagggacagtgtccaggtcctgagttcaagtcccaggatcaacaTCAAATACCACCATCAACAAAACCCCACCTAAGAGTACATTGACGGGACCTGCACGGATGGAACCCGACCTCTGGGTGGGGGTCTGGCCGAGGGTGTGTGGACAGGCTGGCAGGTGCTGTGCTCCTCGCCAACGTTTGAGAACTGCTGCTCTAAATAATCAAATCATCTCTATTTGTGAAGCAAATACCTGCGAGACGCGCGAAAAGGCCGCGGTGCGCCACCCTTTTGCCTTCCAAATTGAAATCGTTTGCCTGTCTGGTGTGTGCCGCTTTGCTCTGCACGCCATCCTATCAGCTCAAGGCGGCTTCAAGTCCACCCGTCCAATTACCCTTCTTAATCTCCTGTGTATATAAGTCTGTTTCcggagccaggtgtggtggacGGGCCAGGGGAGCGTGGCTGGGGCACGCGGGACGAGGGCAGGTGCGGGGCTCacgtcgcgggggggggggggactcacgTGGTGGGGCGCGCGGGGCTCACGTCGCGGGGGGGGGCTCACGTGGCGGGGTGCGGGGCTCACATCGCGGGGGGGCTCGcgtggcggggcgcggggctcacgtcgcgggggaggggggctcacgtggcgggggggggggctcgcgtGGCGGGAGGGGGCTCACGTCGCGGGGGAGGGGGCTCGCGTCGCGGGGGGGGCTCACGTCGCGGGGGGGGTCTCGcgtggcggggcgcggggctggtcGAGGCACGCACCGGGTCCCCAGCTCACACCCCAGTTGGGACGCGTGTGCGCACAGAGCTGCGCGCGCACAGACACTTGGATTCCACTTGGTGGGAAAGCAGCTGCTCACGCGTTTTCCTGGGGAGGGGATCCGCCGCGAGGCCAGCCTGCGGCCTCCGGGCCTCGGGGCCTCGGGCGGGGCTGCGCCGGGCCCGGCGCCGCCCCGCGCTCCGTCACGGAGGCCGGCGTGGCTCTCGGTGGCTCACCGGGGACGCGAGCCCGCCCGGCGGGCTTCGAGCCCGGGCTCCTCCCCAGGTCGCAGCCGCCTGAGCCGCGCCCCCTTCCCGGCCGCGGCTCGGCCCCCGTGGAGGCGGGGCCGGCAGCAGCCGAGCGCTCCCACGGCGGAGCTGCGGACGCCGGGAAGGGGCCGTCATCTCCGGCGGGACGACGTCCGCCCGCCGGCGCCACGACGTCCGCCCgccggcgccggccccgcccccgggagaggccccgcccccgcgcgcctcTAGCCCCgcccggccagccccgcccccgcccccgcgcgcctctagccccgccccggccagccccgcccccggagcggccccgcccccgcgcttctagccccgccccggccagccccgcccccggagcggccccgcccccgcgcgcctctagccccgcccccggccagtCCCGCCCCCCGGCTCGCTCAGTCCCCCGTTCTCTGCCCTCTCGTCGCCCCGCCCCCGACGCCGTGCGTCCGTGTCACGTGACCGCCCGTGCCGCGGCTCCGTGCGACCGGCCGGAAGGAGGTCCCCGTGGGCCGGGCCTCCCGGCAGGATGGTGAGAGCCggaggggcgggtgggggcggtgggggggtgaCGGGCCCCCACCGGGCCGGAGCACTGTGGGGAGCCTTGGGGAACACGAGCGGAGCGGGCCGAGGCCCGAGCCGGTGAGCGCGCGCTccgcccccgggccccgcgctcTTCCGAGCCCGGCCGCAGGGAGCCCGGGCCCCGCGCTCTTCCGAGCCCGGCCGCAgggagccccgggccccgcgctcTTCCGAGCCCGGCCGCAGGGAGCCCGGGCCCCGCGCTCTTCCGAGCCCGGCCGCAgggagccccgggccccgcgctcTTCCGAGCCCGGCCGCAGGGAGCCCGGGCCCCGCGCTCTTCCGAGCCCGGCCGCAGGGACCCCGGGCCCCGCGCTCCTCCGAGCCCGGCCGCAGGGACCCCGGGCCCCGCGCTCCTCCGAGCCCGGCCGCAGGGAGCCCGGGCCCCGCGCTTTTCCGAGCCCGGCCGCAGGGAGCCCGGGCCCCGCGCTTTTCCGAGCCCGGCCGCAGGGACCCCGGGCCCGGATCCCCAGCGCCAGGGCGGACGTGAACGGGGGAGAAAGAACCAATCACgagcggcgctgtggccccgGGGGCCAGGAAGccagggcccgggccccgcgtccaagccccacgacggcCCGCACGAGGGGGGGGCTGAGCCCCGGCGTGCGCCCCGCGTCTGGCTTCCGGCTGGTGCACGGGAGGTGGCCCTCGCTCGAGCTTCTCCCGCCCAGCACGCCTTGAACTCGAGTCCTCACATCTCCGCCTCCCGAGTGGCGAGGATGGCCGGCTCCAGCGGGCCTCGCTTTGGACGGCGGCATCGCGGAGCGCCCGCTGGATCAGGGGCTCATGGGGGGGGCGATgagagggcgggggggaggggagggagaggggagcccGGCGCCCGCGGGCTGCAGCCGCTGGACGTGGTCGTCGCCGGGCCCGTGGTGGGGAAGGGGCGCCCAGGgcgcagggaccccccccccttgCCTCTGCGGTGTCCCCAGCACCGGCGGGAGCGGCCCTCCGCCCCGGCCCTGGACGGTGCTTGTGGGGGGCTGGAGGCCGGGTCAGAGCGACGCCTCCTAAACACCCGGCGCCCAATTAACAAACCCAGCACGTTGATGCGCGCTGTGTAAGAGGCTGCTGGACGGACAGACGGCGTCGGGAGGGTTCTGGTGGCGGATGGAGTCGTGGCCAGCCGGTGGCCGTCTCGGACGTGAGCCCTGGCCACTCTGCAGTCTGAACGGCCACCTCGTTCCCCGACAGAGGTTCCGGTTCTGTGGAGACCTCGACTGCCCGGACTGGGTCCTAGCGGAGATCAGCACGCTGGCCAAGATTGTTGAGTGCATGGGGTcccctgggggtgtgggggggacctTGCGCACGCAGCGCTCGGCCTGAGGGGCTGACTCGGGGACCCTTCCTTCCAGTCCTCCGTGAAGCTGCGTCTGCTGTGCGGCCAGGTGCTGAAGGAGCTCCTGGGGCAGGGCATCGATGTGAGTGCCGGCCCAGCCCCCCTGTGCATGGCGGTGACCCCCGGGAGGTGGGGAGGCagcccccggccctccccccagccccctccccccgctgagGCCCTCCTTTCCCAGTAGTATGAGAAGATCCTGAAGCTCACAGCGGACGCCAAGTTCGGTGAGTCTCCATGGCACCGGCGGGCTCCCCCGACCTGCCTCGGCCCCGGGGGCCcggagctgaggatcatgggtgggggagctgggaggTGACACCccgcaccctccccctcccccatctcccgcTTGGATCTGCAGAGTCGGGCGACGTGAAGGCCACGGTGGCCGTGCTCAGCTTCATCCTGTCCAGTGCGGCCAAGCACGGGGTGGACGGCGAGTCGCTGTCCAACGAGCTTCAGCAGCTGGGGCTGCCCCGAGGTACCGCgggcgggccgggaggggggccgggagggcggggcggccgggagggcggggcggggccggggggggcggggcggggcgggagggcggggccgggagggcggggcggggccgggggcggggcggggccggcccgtCCTCAGCGCGAGCCCCTCGGTCCCCAGAGCACGCCGCCAGCCTGTGCCGCTGTTACGAGGAGACGCAGCGCCCCCTGCAGGAGCACCTGCGGGGCTGCAGCCTGCGCGGTGCGTGCGtgagcggggccggggctgggcggcgggcgggcggggcacTGCCAGTCCAGAGCCAGGGCCTGGAGCAGCCCCACGTGCAGC
Proteins encoded in this region:
- the Commd4 gene encoding COMM domain-containing protein 4; this translates as MRFRFCGDLDCPDWVLAEISTLAKISSVKLRLLCGQVLKELLGQGIDYEKILKLTADAKFESGDVKATVAVLSFILSSAAKHGVDGESLSNELQQLGLPREHAASLCRCYEETQRPLQEHLRGCSLRVSRLEAVGWRVDYTLSSSLLRSVHEPLVHLRLEVAPAPGGPAQPLLMTLSADKFQVLLAELKQVQALMSNLG